A segment of the Fimbriimonadaceae bacterium genome:
CCATCGTCGCCCCGCCGACTCCCCACCGCGAGCGGTATCTCCGCACCAAGCGTGAGAAAATGGGTCACGACCTGCCGTAAAGTGCCCCTTTTCAGGGTCTACGGAACGTTTTGCCGCAGACTTGACATAAACTGGGGCATGCAAGCATTTGCACGCGTCCTTGCCGCCGCCTTGACCCTGGTGGTGGCCGCTACATCCTTCGCGTCGGGCGGGGAACTCGCGCCGGGTTCGAAGGCACCGTCGATCAGCGTCAAGAAGTGGGTCAAGGGCAAAGAGGTCACCTCGTTTGAGCCCGGCAAGACCTACGTCGTCGAGTTCTGGGCCACATGGTGCGGCCCCTGCATCCAAAGCATCCCGCACCTGACCGAGATCGCCCACAAGCATAAGGACGTCACCTTCCTTGGTGTCAGCATCTGGGAGGACGACAGCAAAGTCCAGGAGTTCGTCGACAAGATGGGCGACAAGATGGACTACAACGTCGCTTACGGTGGCAACAAGGAGGGCATGGCGGAGACCTGGATGGCCGCCGCCGGCCAGAACGGCATCCCCACCGCCTTCGTCGTGAAGGACGGTGTCGTCCGCTGGATCGGTCACCCGATGTCGCTGGAGAAGCCCCTGGACGAGATCCTTGCCGGCACCTTTGACGACGCCAAATTCGCCGCTGAGTTCAACAAGGCGGCGGAAGAAAGCCGCAAGGAAATGGCTGCCCGCAGGGCGGTCGCCGAAGCCGACAAGCTCCATGCCGCCGGGAAGGTCGCCGAAGCGAAAGCCGCCCTCGACAAAGCCGAAAAGGAGAACGGGAGCAGCGACGAGATCGACTTCACCCGGACCAAGTGGCTGGCCACGGACGACCCGAAGGCCTTCAAGGAAGCCGTCGACAAGATGGTCGCCGACAAGGACGAGGAGAAGCGCACCCGCGTTTTCATCCTTGCCCTCAACCTGAGCGA
Coding sequences within it:
- a CDS encoding redoxin family protein codes for the protein MQAFARVLAAALTLVVAATSFASGGELAPGSKAPSISVKKWVKGKEVTSFEPGKTYVVEFWATWCGPCIQSIPHLTEIAHKHKDVTFLGVSIWEDDSKVQEFVDKMGDKMDYNVAYGGNKEGMAETWMAAAGQNGIPTAFVVKDGVVRWIGHPMSLEKPLDEILAGTFDDAKFAAEFNKAAEESRKEMAARRAVAEADKLHAAGKVAEAKAALDKAEKENGSSDEIDFTRTKWLATDDPKAFKEAVDKMVADKDEEKRTRVFILALNLSEDKKCEKAAREAMTAGLKANKDDFIAHYYGSMFYFQLKDGKAGLPVVNRALELIEKTEYKDNEQLVKTLKTWKEKFASMSSGN